GTGCCACTCGGGCAGGCCGCTGGAGTCGCGCAGTTCGCCGCTGGCGGGGTCGATCAGCCCAGGTGCGCCGATGCCGAGGGTGTGCAGCCGTCCCCACGCCCGGGCACCGTCGCGTGGGGGCGCCCCCACGGCCTCGGCCTCCTTCGCCGCCCGCTCGACCAGCGAGACCGCCTGTTCCACGGCCGTCCCGGTGCCGGTGTCGCCGCCGATCGGCACGGACGCCTCGGCGAGCACCCGGCCGACCAGGTCCGAGACGAGCACCGTGACCCCCTCGGTGCGCACGTCCAGCGCGGCCAGCTGGGCGCGGTCGGCGACGATGCCGTAGAGCTTGGCGTTCGGCCCGCGGCGCTGCTCGCCCGCCTCCCCGACCACCTCGATCAGACCGGAGGCGGTGAGGCGTTCGACGAGGTCGGCGACCGACGGGCGGGAGAGGCCGGTGAGCTGCTTCAACTGCCCTGCCGTCAGTGGGCCTTCGTGCTGGAGCAGCCGGAGGGCGAGCCGGTCGTTGATGGCCCGGGCGGTGCTCGGGGATGCGGGCATGGCGGGAATCCTCCCATGGCCGAGGGGATCCCGATCGGCGGCTGCCGACCGTCGGCCTCTATTTATCAGGCAGGGTTCCTGATAGTTTACGACGGCATCGCGACGGCGCGGCGCGGATCCGGAAGGGACGGGAGAATGAGCGGAGTGGACGAAGTGATCCACGCACCGTCGGAGGTCCGGCGCGCCCGGTACGCCGTGGCGTCCGTCTTCGCCGTGCACGGCGCGGTCACCGGTTCGTTCGCCACCCGCGTGCCGTGGATCCAGGACCACGCCGACGTGTCCACCGGACAGCTCGGGTTCGCGCTCGCCTTCACGGCGTTCGGCGCGGCCTGCGCGATGCCGCTGGCCGGTTCGATCACCCATCGCTTCGGCAGCCGCGCGGCCCTGCGCGGACTGCTCGCGCTGTGGACGCTGTCGCTGACGCTGCCCGCCCTCGCCCCGAACCTGCTGACGCTCTGCCTGGCGATGTTCACGTACGGCGCGTCCGCGGGCATGGCCGACGTGGCGATGAACGCCCTGGGCGTCGAGGTGGAGCGGCTGCTCGACAAGTCGATCATGTCGGGGCTGCACGGCATGTGGAGCGCGGGCGCCCTGATCGGCTCGGCGGGCGGGACGCTCGCCGCGCACCTGGGCGCGGACGCGCGCGTGCACCATGTGCTGGCGGCTGCCGTCCTCACCCTGCTCGGCCTGCTGGCCTGCCGCTGGGTGCTGGATCTGCGGCCCGCCGAGGACGAGGAGCCGCCTCCGCGGTTCGCGCTGCCGCCCCGCTCGGCGCTGCTGATCGGCGCGGTCGGCTTCTGCGCGGTGTTCGCGGAGGGTGCCAGCCTGGACTGGTCGGCCGTCTACCTGCGCGACCAGCTCGACTCGTCGGCCGGGGCGGCGGCGGCCTGCACGACCGGCTTCATGTTCACGATGGCGGTGGCCCGGCTCGTGGGCGACGTGGTGGTGAACCGGTTCGGCGCGGTGCGTACCGTCCGGGCGGGCGGTGTCCTCGCCGCGCTGGGCGGGATGCTGATCGTCGTCGCGGGGCACCCGGCGGTGGCGATGGGCGGGTTCGGGCTGATGGGGCTGGGCATCGCGGTCGTCGTACCGCTGTGCTTCGCGGCGGCCGGGCACAGCGGGCCGAACCCCAGCCAGGCCATCGCGGGCGTCGCGACGATCACCTACACCTCCGGGCTGATCGCCCCGAGCCTGATCGGCGGGGTGGCACAGGCGACCAGCCTGGTGGTGTCCTTCGTCGTGGTGACGGTCCTGGCCTGCGGGCTCGTGCTGTTCGCGGGTGTGCTGCGGGGCGACCGGCGGACCGGCGCGAAGGTCAGTCCGCAGGCCGCAGCAGTGCCCGACCCCCGGCCCTGAAGGCGTCGCTCCACGGCGTGGGGCGCAGGGTGGTCGCGTCGAGTCGCACCAGGACGCGGGTGCCCTGCGCGTACGTGGTGGCTCCGTCCGCCGAGCAGAACCGGAAGCCGTAGGTCAGCCCCGTGGTACCGAGCCGGTCCAGCCAGAGGTGCACGGCGTACGTGCCGGTACGGGTGACCGGGGCCTCGTAGCCGATCAGCAGCTCCTTGACGACGTTGCACGCATCCCCGGCGCTCGCCCAGTCGCCCTCGAAGCGGACCCCGTTGTCCTGCCAGAACTCGGTCCAGGCCCGCTCGACGAGCAGGGGGTAACGGGCGTTGTGCAGCATGCCCAGGGCGTCCAGGTCGTCGAAGTGGACGGTGACGGGCATGAGCCGGCCGTACGACACAGCGGGGGCGCTCGGGGCTTCGGCGGTCACGGCGGGGACTCCTGTGCGGGTATGAGGTGCATGTACGAGGAAACCACCCTCATCGTAAGGGGTCGCTAAGCGGTCGCTCACCCTCCGTTTTCACGTGAGAATGGTCCGGACATCCGCACCCCCAGGAAAGCGAACCCGCACCATGGATCTTGGCGTCCGCTGGAAACTGCACGGCGACGGACGCACCCCGGCGCCCGGCGCGGTGGTCCGTCCCGACGAGCGGCTCACCTGGCCCCGCACGGTGGGCCTCGGTGCCCAGCACGTGGTGGCGATGTTCGGGGCCTCCTTCGTCGCACCCGTCCTCATGGGCCTCGACCCCAACCTCGCCATCATGATGTCCGGCGTCGCGACCGTGATCTTCCTGCTCGCGACCCGTGGCCGGGTGCCCAGCTACCTCGGCTGCTCGCTGTCCTTCGTGGGCGTGGCCGCGGTCATCCGGGCGCAGGGCGGGACGAGCGCCACGGTCACCGGCGCGGTGTTCGTCGTCGGGGTCGCGCTGTTCCTCGTCGGACTGGCCGTGCAGCGGTTCGGGGCGCGGATCATCCACGCCGCGATGCCGCCGATCGTGACGGGCGCGGTCGTGATGCTCATCGGCTTCAACCTCGCCCCGGTCACCGCCACCACCTACTGGCCGCAGGACCAGTGGACGGCCCTGCTGGTCATGGCGTTCACCGGGATGGCGGTGGTCTGCCTGCGCGGTTTCTGGTCCCGCATCGCGATCTTCCTCGGCCTCCTCTTCGGGTACGGCATCTCGTGGGCGTTCGACCGGATCTTCGGCCGGATCCACTCCGCCGACGCGAGCGGCAAGGTCACCGACCACTGGCGGCTCGACCTGTCCGGGGTCGGTCACGCCGACTGGATCGGGCTGCCGTCCTTCCACGGCCCGTCCTTCGAATGGTCGGCGATCCTCGTGGCACTCCCCGTCGTCATCGCGCTGGTCGCGGAGAACGCGGGCCACGTCAAGGCGGTCGGCGAGATGACCGGCGACAACCTGGACGACCGGCTCGGTACGGCGATCTCCGCCGACGGCGTCGGCTCCATGCTGTCCACGGCGGTGGGCGGTCCGCCCAACACCACCTACTCCGAGAACATCGGCGTGATGGCCGCGACCCGGGTCTACTCGACGGCCGCCTACTGGGCCGCCGCCGGGTTCGCCCTCCTCTTCGGCCTGTGCCCGAAGTTCGGCGCGATCGTGGCCGCGATCCCCGGCGGGGTCCTCGGCGGCATCACCGTCATCCTGTACGGCATGATCGGCCTGCTCGGCGCGCAGATCTGGATCAACGCCGGGGTCGACCTGCGCAACCCGCTGAACCTGGTGCCGGCCGCGGCGGGCATCATCATCGGCGTCGGCAACGTCACCCTGGAGTTCACCGACACCTTCTCGCTGAGCGGTATCGCGCTCGGCACGGTCGTCGTCATCACGGGCTACCACGCGCTGCGCGCGTTCGCGCCCGCCCACCTCAAGTCGTCGCGGCCCCTGCTGGACGAGGGCACCAGCAGCTACGACGAGGCCAGTTCGTAGGCGTACGACGGGCTGAACTCGCCGGCCGCCCCCTTGCAGCCGTCCGACTCCCCCGGCAGCTTCACCCACAGATAGGCGTCGATCCGGGCCTCCCCGGTCCGGAAGGTGGGGGCCCGTCCGATGCTCCGCCCGTCGGGGTCGCACCACTCGCCGCCGGCGGGCGCGCCGTTGCCGTTGCGGCTGGTGTCGATGACGGCGCCCAGGCCGGGCGGGCCGCCCAGGGCGTCCAGGACCCGGCGGTCGTAGGCCACCTCGTCGGCCGTGCGGTGGAAGTTGGAGACATTGCTGAAGATCCCGTCGGAGGACGCGGCCGAGGCGGCCCCGGCCTGTTTCAGCAGCGCGGCCTGCTCGGCCGGGGCGTTCCAGCCGGAGTGCCCGGCGTCGTGGTAGACGCGCGCCTTCGGGTCGGCCGCCTTCAGCACGCGTCCCGCGCGGGCCAGTGCGGCGAGACGGCCGGCCCGCCCGGCCTCGTCGAGGCAGTCGATCTGGGCTATCGAGTCGGGCTCCAGGACGACCACGACCTCGCCGGAGCCGAGCCCGGCGGCGAAAGCGTCGATCCAGCCCGCGTAGGCGTCGAGGTCGGGCGCCCCGCCCTCGGAGGCGCCGCCGCAGTCGCGGTCCGGGATCGCGTACGCCACGAGGACGGGCACCCGGCCCTGAGCTGCGGCGCCCGCCGTGACCGCGCGGACCCGTGAGGTGACGGTGTCGGGGGTGTACTCGGTGAACCACACGGCCGCCGGCCGGCTCGCGATCCGGGACTCGATGACGGCGGTGCGCGGATCCGCCGGGTGGGCGCGGACCCAGTCGAGGACCTGGGACCCGGGGTGGCGGTAGAGGCTCGTGGTCACGGCGGCCGCCCGCGGCTTTCGCGCGGTACGGCCGGGCGAGGGCGTCGGCCGCACCGTCGGGTCGGAGGCCGAGGGGGACCCGGACGGGGACGGCGGGTTCGCGGTCGAGGGGGACAGGAGCGTCGCGCTCACCTTCGGGCGGGCCCGGTCGGTGCCGCGTGGGTCGTCGCCGTCGTCCCCGTCGCCGAGTGCGGTCAGCAGCCCGGCCGCGGTGCCCAGGGCCACCACCACCGAGGCGGCCGCGACCATGACACTCCGCCGTCCGGCCCGTCGCTCACGTACGCCTCGCACCGTGCTGTTCCCCTCCCGTGCGACGGGCTCGTTCCCCCGTTCCGGGGAAGCGTCCGGCCCGCCGACACGCGGGCCAGCCTAGGACTGTCACCCTGCCCCCATGCCGCAATCGGAACAGTTCACCACTCCCGTCGGGACAGACCTCGACACGGACCGCACAAGTGTCGACGACGTGCTCGCCCGGATGCGCGCCCTCCACGCGGCCCTGCCTCCCGGGGACGGCATCGCGGTCTTCAACCGCGTCTACCTCGCCGTGACCCAGGAGGTCGACCGGCGCATCGACACGGGCCGGTTCCCGGACGCACGGGCCGCGACCACGCTGGACGTCCGGTTCGCGAAGCGCTACCTGGACGCGGTGGACCAGGGGCCGGCAGACCGGCGGCCACCGGCCTGCTGGCGGCCGCTGCTCCAGTTCCGCCGCCATCCCGGCGTACGCCCGCTTCAGTTCGCGCTCGCGGGCATCAACGCGCACATCGGGCACGACCTGGCGCTCGCCGTGGTGGACGCCTGTCGTAGCCTCGGCTGCGAACCGGCCGAGCTGGAGGACGAGTTCGACCGCGTGGGCGAGCTACTCGGCTCGCTGGAGGAACGCATCCGCGAAGAGCTGATGCCGGGCCCCGACCTGTTGCAGATCGCCGACCCCCTCACCCATCTGCTCGGCTCCTGGAGCCTGGAGCGAGCCCGGGACGCCACCTGGACGACGGCCCGGGCCCTGTGGGCGCTGCGCCGGCTCCCCGACGTGGCCGAGGAGTTCACCGAACGCCTCGACACTGCCGTCGGCTTCGCGGGCCGCATGATGCTCACGCCGCTGTCGGGCCTCGTGTTGTGAGAGGTCGTGTGGTGCGGCGTCGCGCTGTGCGGCCTCAGTCCTCCGGGAGTTCCACCGGCGCGATCTCGTCGTACACGTCGCCCGGACCCGGGTTGGTCGCGTCGGTCGTCCCGCCGAGGTGGTGCATGACGCCCCAGACCGCGTTCAGCGCGGTCTGCACGGCCCCCTCGGCCCAGCCCGCGGTCCAGGAGATGTCGTCGCCGGCGAGGAAGACGCCCCGCTTGTCCTCGGGCAGCCGGTCCTGCATGAAGTGGGTGAACAGGCGCCGCTGGTAGCGGTAGTGGCCGGGCAGGTTGGCCTTGAACGCGCCCATGAAGTAGGGCTCGTTCTCCCAGGAGACCGTCACCGGGTTGCCGATGATGTGCTTCCTGATGTCGACGTTCGGATAGATCTCGCCGAGCGACTTCAGCATGACCTCCATCCGCTCGTTCGCGGACAGCGGCAGCCACTTCAGGCTGTCGTCGCACCAGGTGTACGAGAGGCAGATGACGGCGGGCTTGTCCGGGCCCTCGTCGAGGAGGTAGGTGCCGCGCGTCATACGGTCGGTGAGCGTCATCGACATGACGTCCCGCCCGGT
The sequence above is a segment of the Streptomyces asoensis genome. Coding sequences within it:
- a CDS encoding acyl-CoA thioesterase is translated as MTAEAPSAPAVSYGRLMPVTVHFDDLDALGMLHNARYPLLVERAWTEFWQDNGVRFEGDWASAGDACNVVKELLIGYEAPVTRTGTYAVHLWLDRLGTTGLTYGFRFCSADGATTYAQGTRVLVRLDATTLRPTPWSDAFRAGGRALLRPAD
- a CDS encoding DUF5995 family protein — encoded protein: MPQSEQFTTPVGTDLDTDRTSVDDVLARMRALHAALPPGDGIAVFNRVYLAVTQEVDRRIDTGRFPDARAATTLDVRFAKRYLDAVDQGPADRRPPACWRPLLQFRRHPGVRPLQFALAGINAHIGHDLALAVVDACRSLGCEPAELEDEFDRVGELLGSLEERIREELMPGPDLLQIADPLTHLLGSWSLERARDATWTTARALWALRRLPDVAEEFTERLDTAVGFAGRMMLTPLSGLVL
- a CDS encoding uracil-xanthine permease family protein, which translates into the protein MDLGVRWKLHGDGRTPAPGAVVRPDERLTWPRTVGLGAQHVVAMFGASFVAPVLMGLDPNLAIMMSGVATVIFLLATRGRVPSYLGCSLSFVGVAAVIRAQGGTSATVTGAVFVVGVALFLVGLAVQRFGARIIHAAMPPIVTGAVVMLIGFNLAPVTATTYWPQDQWTALLVMAFTGMAVVCLRGFWSRIAIFLGLLFGYGISWAFDRIFGRIHSADASGKVTDHWRLDLSGVGHADWIGLPSFHGPSFEWSAILVALPVVIALVAENAGHVKAVGEMTGDNLDDRLGTAISADGVGSMLSTAVGGPPNTTYSENIGVMAATRVYSTAAYWAAAGFALLFGLCPKFGAIVAAIPGGVLGGITVILYGMIGLLGAQIWINAGVDLRNPLNLVPAAAGIIIGVGNVTLEFTDTFSLSGIALGTVVVITGYHALRAFAPAHLKSSRPLLDEGTSSYDEASS
- a CDS encoding MFS transporter; the encoded protein is MSGVDEVIHAPSEVRRARYAVASVFAVHGAVTGSFATRVPWIQDHADVSTGQLGFALAFTAFGAACAMPLAGSITHRFGSRAALRGLLALWTLSLTLPALAPNLLTLCLAMFTYGASAGMADVAMNALGVEVERLLDKSIMSGLHGMWSAGALIGSAGGTLAAHLGADARVHHVLAAAVLTLLGLLACRWVLDLRPAEDEEPPPRFALPPRSALLIGAVGFCAVFAEGASLDWSAVYLRDQLDSSAGAAAACTTGFMFTMAVARLVGDVVVNRFGAVRTVRAGGVLAALGGMLIVVAGHPAVAMGGFGLMGLGIAVVVPLCFAAAGHSGPNPSQAIAGVATITYTSGLIAPSLIGGVAQATSLVVSFVVVTVLACGLVLFAGVLRGDRRTGAKVSPQAAAVPDPRP
- a CDS encoding glycoside hydrolase family 6 protein; the protein is MVAAASVVVALGTAAGLLTALGDGDDGDDPRGTDRARPKVSATLLSPSTANPPSPSGSPSASDPTVRPTPSPGRTARKPRAAAVTTSLYRHPGSQVLDWVRAHPADPRTAVIESRIASRPAAVWFTEYTPDTVTSRVRAVTAGAAAQGRVPVLVAYAIPDRDCGGASEGGAPDLDAYAGWIDAFAAGLGSGEVVVVLEPDSIAQIDCLDEAGRAGRLAALARAGRVLKAADPKARVYHDAGHSGWNAPAEQAALLKQAGAASAASSDGIFSNVSNFHRTADEVAYDRRVLDALGGPPGLGAVIDTSRNGNGAPAGGEWCDPDGRSIGRAPTFRTGEARIDAYLWVKLPGESDGCKGAAGEFSPSYAYELASS